From a region of the Zingiber officinale cultivar Zhangliang chromosome 4B, Zo_v1.1, whole genome shotgun sequence genome:
- the LOC121976611 gene encoding protein PLASTID MOVEMENT IMPAIRED 1-like gives MADHDAEILRELETLNRSLSKTLSSRRAASLVLPRSSNTTSARGVYAGGPQIVGEASRYDLGSFSSRKESPSAWLALGRKTPHGVPGKGEEPTESSERRRGIWNWKPVRALAHFSMRRVVCLFSVEVVALRSLPDSADGLRLSVSVRKKETKDGSLQTMPARAAQGRAEFEETLFLRCHLYYAGGVGTGKPLRFEPRLFLISAIAVDAPHLDLGTAAVDLSSLVKESIQKNLEGHRVRQWDVAFPLSGKAAGGEMALKLAFQIMDDGGIGIYKQTQYSPKSNTGIARDLEASKGPIFDQKEDLDLPEFEVIDKGVEIAASENDNARTSSVSSEVVKEVVHDRAQRSRAKELHLIAKELQELEMLIMADATETTKPIRLDTEEELVTREFLKLLEIGDHKESRYDKHNDLANLTPIYLVPDLGKNLGCIVQTSDGGYLASMNALNTPASRTETPKLAMQISRELIVEDEKSTSGFEVFRRVASEEICSKLLSLAAMDDLVGKTAEQVAFEGIASAIITGRNKEGASSSAARSIAMAKKMATAMNKGRKGRTSLSEEAVTLDEVLCIALQKIEAMAVEALKVQAEIADEEAPLEALPPADTLNLTVKPHDWCTNCNRATILVVIQLRDSVRGYEAVGAPFIATAQAAPLTDQGEALEERRFKLESVHVGGLKLGSDSKIRSAWDGEKQRLTAMQWLMENGVGKAAGGRRTRKQAKRSRDFVWSFSSRFMDGMWLKHVRNPNLITCS, from the coding sequence ATGGCGGATCATGACGCAGAAATCCTCCGAGAGCTCGAAACTCTGAACAGATCGCTCTCCAAGACTCTCAGTTCCCGCCGCGCTGCCTCGCTCGTCCTGCCCCGCTCCTCCAACACAACATCTGCCCGCGGGGTGTACGCAGGCGGACCTCAGATCGTCGGAGAAGCCTCTCGGTACGACCTTGGAAGCTTCTCCTCCCGAAAAGAGTCTCCCTCTGCCTGGCTCGCACTCGGACGGAAAACCCCACACGGCGTGCCTGGGAAGGGTGAGGAACCGACCGAGTCCAGCGAGAGGCGGCGGGGGATATGGAACTGGAAGCCTGTGCGCGCTCTGGCTCACTTCTCCATGCGCCGAGTAGTATGCCTCTTCTCCGTCGAGGTCGTCGCGCTCCGGAGTCTGCCGGACTCAGCCGACGGGCTCCGCCTCTCTGTCTCCGTCCGGAAGAAGGAGACGAAAGACGGGTCCCTCCAGACGATGCCCGCCCGGGCGGCGCAGGGCCGAGCCGAGTTCGAAGAGACTCTGTTCCTCCGGTGCCACCTCTACTACGCCGGGGGCGTCGGCACCGGGAAGCCTCTCCGGTTCGAGCCCCGCCTTTTCCTGATCTCCGCTATCGCCGTCGACGCGCCTCACCTAGACTTGGGGACCGCCGCCGTTGACTTGAGCTCCCTGGTCAAAGAGTCCATCCAAAAGAACTTGGAGGGGCACCGCGTCCGGCAGTGGGACGTGGCCTTCCCACTCTCCGGGAAGGCTGCCGGCGGAGAGATGGCACTCAAGCTGGCATTTCAGATCATGGACGACGGAGGCATCGGCATCTACAAACAAACACAGTACTCGCCCAAATCAAACACCGGCATTGCGAGAGACCTCGAAGCAAGCAAAGGACCGATCTTTGATCAAAAAGAAGACCTCGACCTCCCCGAGTTTGAAGTCATCGACAAGGGAGTGGAGATAGCGGCGTCGGAGAATGACAACGCAAGGACCTCTAGCGTCTCGAGCGAGGTCGTGAAAGAGGTGGTGCATGACCGCGCTCAGAGAAGCAGAGCAAAGGAGCTTCATTTGATTGCAAAGGAGCTTCAAGAGCTCGAGATGCTGATAATGGCGGACGCTACGGAGACAACAAAGCCGATTAGATTGGACACAGAGGAGGAATTAGTCACGAGGGAGTTCCTCAAATTGCTCGAGATCGGAGATCATAAGGAGTCCCGGTATGACAAGCACAACGACCTTGCTAATCTCACTCCAATTTACCTCGTTCCAGATCTTGGAAAGAACTTGGGTTGCATAGTTCAGACGAGCGATGGAGGCTACTTGGCATCGATGAATGCTTTGAATACACCAGCGTCAAGAACAGAGACTCCGAAGCTTGCCATGCAAATTTCCAGAGAGTTGATCGTCGAAGACGAGAAGTCGACGAGTGGGTTTGAAGTGTTCCGCAGGGTAGCATCCGAAGAGATCTGCTCCAAACTGCTCTCCTTGGCAGCCATGGACGATTTGGTGGGCAAGACGGCAGAGCAGGTGGCGTTCGAGGGCATTGCATCCGCCATAATAACCGGCAGGAACAAGGAAGGAGCAAGCTCCAGCGCGGCCAGGTCGATCGCCATGGCGAAGAAGATGGCTACAGCGATGAacaaggggagaaaaggaagaacTAGTCTAAGTGAGGAAGCAGTGACCTTGGATGAAGTCCTATGCATTGCCCTGCAGAAGATAGAGGCCATGGCAGTGGAAGCGCTGAAAGTCCAGGCGGAGATAGCCGATGAAGAAGCTCCATTAGAAGCTCTGCCTCCCGCCGACACACTCAATTTGACCGTTAAACCCCATGATTGGTGCACAAACTGCAACAGAGCTACAATTCTAGTGGTGATTCAGCTGAGAGATTCAGTAAGGGGGTACGAAGCAGTAGGGGCTCCCTTCATAGCCACGGCGCAAGCAGCCCCTCTAACGGACCAGGGCGAAGCACTAGAGGAGAGGAGGTTCAAGCTAGAGAGCGTTCATGTGGGAGGTCTCAAGTTGGGGTCCGACAGCAAGATCAGGAGTGCATGGGACGGCGAGAAGCAGAGGTTGACGGCCATGCAATGGCTGATGGAGAATGGAGTGGGGAAGGCGGCTGGTGGAAGAAGAACAAGGAAGCAAGCGAAGAGGAGCCGAGATTTTGTGTGGAGCTTTTCTTCAAGATTCATGGATGGCATGTGGTTAAAGCACGTAAGAAACCCAAATTTAATTACTTGTTCCTAA